A single Curtobacterium sp. MCSS17_015 DNA region contains:
- the hemL gene encoding glutamate-1-semialdehyde 2,1-aminomutase produces MTSTTTTNDQLFGRAKNSIPGGVNSPVRAYGSVGGTPRFLVSAKGATVTDAEGREYVDLVASWGPAILGHAHPGTVEAVQQAAARGLSFGASTPGETELAELVKQRVQVDGDGPIEKIRMVSTGTEATMTAIRLARGYTGRDLLVKFAGHYHGHSDSLLAEAGSGVATLALPGSAGITAETAAQTLVLPYNDLDAVRRAFDEHSERIAAVIVEGAPANMGVLAPERGFNRALAQTTQSHGALLIVDEVLTGFRVGPAGWWGLEADGTVPDGTGWKPDLVTYGKVIGGGMPLAALGGRREVMDFLAPLGPVYQAGTLSGNPLAVAAGIATLRAATPEVYAHLDRTADVISRATSEALSAEGVAHTVQYAGNLFSFAFLDTPPRNYDDVRAQEAFRYAAFFHSMLDSGVTLPPSVYEAWFLTAAHDERAVSQILDALPAAAKAAAAATE; encoded by the coding sequence ATGACCTCGACGACGACCACGAACGACCAACTGTTCGGTCGTGCGAAGAACAGCATCCCGGGCGGGGTGAACTCCCCGGTCCGTGCCTACGGGTCGGTCGGCGGGACCCCGCGCTTCCTGGTGTCCGCGAAGGGCGCCACCGTCACCGACGCCGAGGGCCGCGAGTACGTCGACCTCGTCGCGTCCTGGGGCCCGGCGATCCTCGGGCATGCACACCCCGGCACGGTCGAGGCCGTGCAGCAGGCGGCGGCCCGCGGGCTGTCCTTCGGGGCCTCCACCCCGGGCGAGACCGAACTGGCCGAGCTGGTCAAGCAGCGGGTGCAGGTGGACGGCGACGGCCCCATCGAGAAGATCCGCATGGTGTCGACCGGCACCGAGGCCACGATGACCGCCATCCGCCTGGCCCGCGGCTACACCGGCCGGGACCTGCTCGTGAAGTTCGCCGGGCACTACCACGGGCACTCGGACTCGCTCCTGGCCGAGGCCGGCTCGGGTGTGGCCACGCTGGCGCTCCCCGGCAGTGCGGGCATCACCGCCGAGACCGCCGCGCAGACGCTGGTGCTGCCGTACAACGACCTGGACGCCGTGCGCCGCGCCTTCGACGAGCACTCGGAGCGCATCGCTGCCGTGATCGTCGAGGGCGCCCCCGCGAACATGGGCGTCCTCGCCCCGGAGCGCGGGTTCAACCGGGCGCTGGCGCAGACCACGCAGTCGCACGGCGCACTGCTCATCGTCGACGAGGTCCTGACCGGCTTCCGTGTCGGGCCGGCCGGCTGGTGGGGGCTCGAGGCCGACGGCACCGTGCCCGACGGGACGGGGTGGAAGCCCGACCTCGTCACGTACGGCAAGGTCATCGGCGGTGGCATGCCGCTCGCCGCGCTCGGTGGTCGGCGTGAGGTCATGGACTTCCTCGCCCCGCTCGGCCCCGTGTACCAGGCGGGTACGCTGTCCGGGAACCCGCTCGCGGTCGCCGCGGGCATCGCCACGCTCCGGGCCGCGACCCCAGAGGTGTACGCGCACCTCGACCGCACGGCGGACGTGATCTCCCGGGCCACGAGCGAGGCGCTGTCGGCCGAGGGTGTCGCGCACACTGTGCAGTACGCCGGGAACCTGTTCTCGTTCGCGTTCCTGGACACTCCGCCGCGGAACTACGACGACGTCCGCGCGCAGGAGGCGTTCCGGTACGCGGCGTTCTTCCACAGCATGCTCGACTCCGGGGTGACCCTGCCGCCGAGCGTGTACGAGGCGTGGTTCCTCACCGCCGCACACGACGAGCGCGCGGTGTCGCAGATCCTCGACGCGCTGCCGGCTGCCGCGAAGGCGGCGGCTGCCGCGACGGAGTAG
- a CDS encoding ATP-binding cassette domain-containing protein, with protein sequence MTDVLLRASGLRVTRSGRDLLHDVDLTVRSGEHWALLGSNGAGKSTLLAVLGATGHPTAGHVEVLGRQLGRVDVRELREHIGHVDPRHRMLSPLTVLETVLTGRTGTTDLMTRWEPTAADVARAEQHVADVGLTARRDARWPVLSQGERGRALIARALMSDPRLLLLDEPATGLDVAAREHLLETVDALRIRQPGLGSVMVTHHLEDLPASTSHAMLLRDGGVVAQGPADEVITSALVSAAFDFPLAVERSGGRWHARRAD encoded by the coding sequence GTGACCGACGTCCTCCTCCGCGCCTCCGGCCTCCGCGTCACCCGCAGCGGGCGCGACCTGCTCCACGACGTGGACCTCACCGTCCGCAGCGGGGAGCACTGGGCACTGCTCGGGTCGAACGGTGCCGGCAAGTCGACCCTGCTCGCGGTCCTCGGTGCCACCGGACACCCGACGGCCGGACACGTCGAGGTGCTCGGCCGGCAGCTCGGCCGCGTCGACGTCCGCGAACTCCGCGAGCACATCGGGCACGTCGACCCTCGACACCGGATGCTGTCACCGCTGACCGTCCTCGAGACCGTGCTGACCGGGCGCACGGGGACGACCGACCTCATGACGCGGTGGGAGCCGACCGCGGCCGACGTCGCACGAGCCGAGCAGCACGTCGCCGACGTCGGACTCACCGCGCGCCGGGACGCCCGCTGGCCGGTGCTGTCCCAGGGTGAACGGGGACGTGCGCTCATCGCCCGGGCGCTGATGTCCGACCCGCGGCTGCTGCTGCTCGACGAACCCGCGACGGGGCTCGACGTCGCCGCGCGTGAGCACCTGCTCGAGACCGTCGACGCGCTGCGCATCCGACAGCCGGGGCTCGGCAGTGTGATGGTCACCCACCACCTGGAGGACCTACCGGCCTCGACCTCGCACGCGATGCTCCTGCGGGACGGGGGCGTCGTGGCGCAGGGGCCGGCGGACGAGGTCATCACCTCGGCGCTGGTGTCGGCCGCGTTCGACTTCCCGCTCGCCGTCGAGCGGAGCGGTGGGCGCTGGCACGCGCGCCGCGCGGACTAG
- a CDS encoding GntR family transcriptional regulator has translation MPVPKSTVENSPRKLLRDVVLEKMLAAIQDGTLQAGERLNDDELVAWLGVSRTPIREAIAKLVDYGLVEMEANRYTRVASPTAEQYDDAFQMLFGIGELAARWSFPRFEDADVKAFGKLLDDMRAHAEAEDRALNDDIDEAIAFMVAKSGNDLLVKTSESLLNRAKFVRIGEPEFVFWDVAQALDGFRAAAKGRDGEAGGALVRGLGRAMAEHLATARAAKAAEA, from the coding sequence ATGCCGGTACCCAAGTCGACCGTCGAGAACTCGCCCCGGAAGCTCCTCCGCGACGTCGTCCTCGAGAAGATGCTCGCCGCCATCCAGGACGGCACCCTGCAGGCCGGGGAGCGCCTCAACGACGACGAGCTCGTCGCCTGGCTCGGGGTGAGTCGCACCCCCATCCGCGAGGCGATCGCCAAGCTCGTCGACTACGGCCTGGTCGAGATGGAGGCGAACCGCTACACCCGCGTCGCCTCCCCCACCGCCGAGCAGTACGACGACGCCTTCCAGATGCTGTTCGGCATCGGTGAGCTCGCCGCCCGCTGGTCGTTCCCCCGCTTCGAGGACGCCGACGTCAAGGCGTTCGGGAAGCTCCTCGACGACATGCGCGCGCACGCCGAGGCCGAGGACCGCGCCCTCAACGACGACATCGACGAGGCGATCGCGTTCATGGTCGCCAAGTCCGGCAACGACCTGCTCGTGAAGACGAGCGAGTCCCTGCTCAACCGCGCGAAGTTCGTCCGCATCGGCGAGCCGGAGTTCGTCTTCTGGGACGTCGCGCAGGCCCTCGACGGCTTCCGTGCCGCGGCGAAGGGCCGGGACGGCGAAGCCGGTGGTGCCCTCGTCCGCGGACTCGGCCGCGCGATGGCCGAGCACCTCGCCACGGCACGGGCGGCGAAGGCCGCAGAGGCCTGA
- a CDS encoding MDR family oxidoreductase encodes MTRAVLVSRSAAPTVTDVDLPAPGDREALVTVARSSVNYKDGLAVAGDPGVVRTDPLVPGIDVVGAVAAVGPNVQDAAVGDRVVLTGAGAGESRHGGWAEQCVVPVDALVSLPDAIDDDLAAAIGTAGFTAMLSVLALERGVAPEDGPVLVTGASGGVGTVAIALLAARGYRVTASTGRPENDESLRALGAADVVDRSQFAEPGKPMQRAVWAGAVDSVGGATLANVLAATQYGGAVTACGLAQDTALPTTVLPFILRGVSLLGIDSVAAPLDLRQRAWARLATDLDPALLRAVTRTVSLAEAIEVGAEVVAGRVHGRTVVDVTR; translated from the coding sequence ATGACCCGCGCCGTCCTCGTGTCCCGTTCCGCCGCTCCCACCGTCACCGACGTCGACCTGCCTGCGCCCGGCGATCGGGAGGCCCTGGTCACCGTCGCGCGGTCGAGCGTCAACTACAAGGACGGACTGGCCGTCGCCGGCGACCCCGGCGTCGTGCGGACCGACCCGCTCGTGCCCGGCATCGACGTGGTCGGCGCCGTCGCCGCGGTCGGACCGAACGTGCAGGACGCGGCGGTCGGCGATCGCGTGGTCCTCACCGGCGCGGGTGCGGGCGAGTCCCGGCACGGCGGATGGGCGGAGCAGTGCGTGGTCCCGGTGGACGCGCTCGTGTCGCTGCCGGACGCGATCGACGACGACCTGGCGGCAGCGATCGGCACGGCCGGGTTCACCGCGATGCTCAGCGTCCTGGCGCTCGAGCGCGGAGTCGCCCCCGAGGACGGGCCGGTCCTGGTGACCGGGGCTTCGGGCGGGGTCGGCACGGTGGCGATCGCCCTGCTCGCGGCCCGGGGGTACCGGGTGACCGCGTCGACCGGGCGACCGGAGAACGACGAATCGCTCCGGGCCCTCGGCGCGGCGGACGTCGTCGACCGTTCGCAGTTCGCCGAGCCGGGCAAGCCGATGCAGCGCGCGGTGTGGGCCGGCGCGGTCGACAGTGTCGGCGGTGCGACCCTCGCGAACGTCCTCGCGGCGACGCAGTACGGCGGCGCGGTCACGGCGTGCGGGTTGGCGCAGGACACCGCGCTGCCGACGACGGTGCTGCCGTTCATCCTCCGCGGGGTGTCCCTGCTCGGCATCGACTCGGTCGCGGCGCCGCTCGACCTGCGACAGCGGGCCTGGGCGCGGCTCGCGACGGACCTCGACCCGGCGCTGCTCCGGGCGGTGACCCGCACGGTCAGCCTCGCCGAGGCGATCGAGGTCGGCGCGGAGGTCGTCGCCGGACGGGTGCACGGGCGAACGGTGGTCGACGTCACGCGGTGA
- a CDS encoding 6-phosphofructokinase, translating into MRIGILTSGGDCPGLNAVIRAIVLKGIAIHGHEFVGFRDGWRGVVEGDIVPLGRKDIQGIAKQGGTILGTSRTNPFEGPHGGVENITATLERHGIDAIVAIGGEGTLAAAKRLTDAGLKIVGVPKTVDNDLGATDYTFGFDTAVAIATEAMDRLRTTGESHSRCMVAEVMGRHVGWIALHSGMAAGAHAILIPEQKTSLAQIAEWVQAAYDRGRAPLVVVAEGFVPDHEDTAHTERGLDAFGRPRLGGIGERLAPLIEEMTGIETRATTLGHIQRGGTPTAYDRVLSTRLGLAAIDAVVEERWGRMVALKGTEIVHVSFEDALGELKTVPQDRYDEAAIMFG; encoded by the coding sequence ATGCGCATCGGCATCCTCACCTCCGGCGGCGACTGCCCCGGTCTCAACGCGGTCATCCGGGCCATCGTGCTCAAGGGCATCGCGATCCACGGCCACGAGTTCGTCGGCTTCCGCGACGGCTGGCGGGGTGTGGTCGAGGGCGACATCGTGCCGCTCGGGCGCAAGGACATCCAGGGCATCGCGAAGCAGGGTGGGACGATCCTCGGCACGAGCCGGACGAACCCCTTCGAGGGCCCGCACGGCGGCGTCGAGAACATCACCGCGACGCTGGAGCGGCACGGCATCGACGCCATCGTCGCGATCGGCGGCGAGGGGACGCTGGCCGCTGCGAAGCGCCTGACCGACGCGGGCCTGAAGATCGTCGGCGTCCCGAAGACGGTCGACAACGACCTCGGTGCCACGGACTACACGTTCGGCTTCGACACGGCGGTGGCGATCGCGACCGAGGCGATGGACCGCCTCCGCACGACCGGTGAATCCCACTCGCGCTGCATGGTCGCCGAGGTCATGGGCCGCCACGTCGGTTGGATCGCCCTCCACTCGGGCATGGCAGCGGGTGCGCACGCGATCCTCATCCCGGAGCAGAAGACCTCGCTCGCACAGATCGCCGAGTGGGTCCAGGCCGCCTACGACCGCGGCCGGGCACCCCTCGTCGTCGTCGCAGAGGGCTTCGTCCCCGACCACGAGGACACCGCCCACACCGAGCGCGGCCTCGACGCGTTCGGTCGACCCCGGCTGGGCGGCATCGGCGAGCGCCTCGCCCCGCTCATCGAGGAGATGACGGGCATCGAGACCCGCGCGACGACCCTGGGGCACATCCAGCGTGGCGGCACCCCCACGGCCTACGACCGGGTGCTCTCCACCCGGCTCGGCCTGGCGGCGATCGACGCCGTCGTCGAGGAGCGCTGGGGCCGGATGGTCGCCCTCAAGGGCACCGAGATCGTGCACGTCTCCTTCGAGGACGCGCTCGGCGAGCTGAAGACCGTGCCGCAGGACCGGTACGACGAAGCCGCCATCATGTTCGGCTGA
- a CDS encoding DNA-3-methyladenine glycosylase 2 family protein, translating to MASVRSAAVSTGDAEQDRDPLVDLRRVDTVYRPGGPVDVIATLRPLSRGSGDPAHRVVGSDVWLALRTPEGPASVLVRAVGDAVAISAWGAGATWAVSHGPDLVGRGDDWSELDVSAHAFLEQARHRQPGLRLLRTNTVVAMLVPAIMEQKVTSRQAWRAWRYLVRRFGTPAPGPAPEGMVVPPDADTWSRIPSWEWHKAGIEPGRSATVMRVVKVAPALERTLTLGRGGELVASRLQSIPGVGPWTAAETAQRAHGDPDSPSVGDYHVPALVGWALTGGPVDDDGMLELLEPWRGHRERVVRLISGSGFRKPAFGPRMTIQDHRYH from the coding sequence ATGGCTTCCGTCCGATCCGCTGCGGTGTCGACCGGCGACGCCGAGCAGGACCGCGACCCGCTCGTCGACCTGCGTCGCGTCGACACCGTCTACCGGCCGGGAGGACCGGTGGACGTGATCGCGACGCTGCGGCCCCTCTCGCGCGGCTCCGGCGACCCGGCGCACCGGGTGGTCGGGTCCGACGTCTGGCTCGCGTTGCGGACCCCGGAGGGGCCTGCCTCCGTCCTCGTGCGGGCCGTCGGCGACGCCGTGGCGATCAGCGCGTGGGGTGCCGGGGCTACGTGGGCGGTGTCGCACGGCCCGGACCTCGTCGGCCGCGGTGACGACTGGTCGGAGCTCGACGTTTCCGCGCATGCCTTCCTCGAGCAGGCGCGACACCGCCAGCCGGGGTTACGGCTCCTCCGGACGAACACCGTCGTCGCGATGCTCGTGCCCGCGATCATGGAGCAGAAGGTGACCTCGCGGCAGGCCTGGCGCGCGTGGCGGTACCTCGTCCGACGATTCGGCACCCCCGCGCCCGGCCCGGCTCCCGAGGGCATGGTCGTCCCGCCGGACGCCGACACCTGGTCGCGGATCCCGAGCTGGGAGTGGCACAAGGCCGGCATCGAGCCCGGGCGCTCGGCCACGGTGATGCGGGTCGTGAAGGTCGCGCCCGCACTCGAACGGACGCTGACGCTCGGCCGCGGCGGGGAACTCGTCGCGAGTCGGCTGCAGTCCATCCCCGGCGTCGGACCGTGGACCGCTGCCGAGACCGCGCAGCGGGCGCATGGGGACCCGGACTCGCCGAGCGTCGGGGACTACCACGTGCCCGCCCTCGTCGGGTGGGCCCTCACGGGCGGGCCGGTGGACGACGACGGGATGCTCGAACTGCTCGAACCGTGGCGGGGGCACCGGGAGCGGGTCGTGCGACTCATCTCGGGTTCGGGCTTCCGGAAGCCGGCGTTCGGGCCGCGGATGACGATCCAGGACCACCGCTACCACTGA
- a CDS encoding M23 family metallopeptidase yields MDSEDHVTGPTRRQMLALAGVAAGVAAFGGIGLDASPARAAVAWRYPFDREYPVSSGFGDRTPPVGGASSNHQGIDFAAGIGVAIHAVAAGTVITAGELDGWKGFGKLTRIQHADGYTSWYGHQSSIAVGVGTKVSAGQYIGQVGSTGTSSGPHLHLGISTSEGFIDPSFILRAPKSDDSSAPAAPRDDDFALIKSPGRGSAVIGAGYFHALPSAEFEACALVLAGEPIEGNDREFDLWKSIALSGTTAA; encoded by the coding sequence GTGGACAGCGAAGACCACGTCACAGGGCCGACCAGACGGCAGATGCTCGCACTCGCCGGCGTCGCGGCCGGGGTCGCCGCGTTCGGTGGCATCGGCCTCGATGCGTCACCGGCTCGAGCGGCAGTCGCGTGGCGGTACCCGTTCGACCGTGAGTACCCGGTGTCGAGCGGCTTCGGTGATCGCACGCCCCCGGTGGGGGGAGCGAGCTCGAACCACCAGGGGATCGACTTCGCGGCTGGCATCGGCGTCGCGATCCACGCCGTGGCCGCGGGCACCGTGATCACCGCGGGCGAGCTCGACGGCTGGAAGGGCTTCGGCAAGCTCACCCGGATCCAGCACGCCGACGGTTACACGAGTTGGTACGGCCACCAGAGCTCGATCGCGGTGGGCGTCGGCACCAAGGTGTCCGCCGGCCAGTACATCGGCCAAGTGGGATCGACGGGGACGTCAAGCGGTCCCCACCTGCATCTCGGCATCTCGACGTCGGAGGGCTTCATCGATCCGTCGTTCATCCTGCGTGCGCCGAAGTCCGACGACTCGAGCGCTCCGGCAGCTCCGCGCGACGACGACTTCGCACTCATCAAGTCCCCCGGTCGCGGCTCTGCCGTCATCGGAGCCGGCTACTTCCACGCTCTGCCGTCCGCGGAGTTCGAGGCCTGCGCCCTGGTGCTCGCCGGTGAGCCCATCGAGGGCAACGACCGCGAGTTCGATCTCTGGAAGTCCATCGCGCTCAGTGGCACCACGGCCGCCTGA
- a CDS encoding NAD-dependent epimerase/dehydratase family protein: MPHNQTVVIAGCGDLGTEAALRFADLGYRVVGLRRRAELLPAPIEGRSTDLRQDVPEIDTGTAVVVVALAAGSRDPDEYRATYVDGLRNVLDGIDRSGASPRIVVVSSTAVYAVSDGSEVTEETAATGGTPTAEVLVEAEALLRERAPGAVLLRLSGIYGPGRERLIDQVRSGAARLAPPPGASPHTNRIHRDDAAAAIVHLATLDDPARTYLGTDDEPVRLDDVLRFLADELQVPAPESGPASDRQAGGDKRLSNALLRSTGFTFRYPTYREGYRAVLAGEGTPHL, from the coding sequence GTGCCCCACAACCAGACCGTCGTCATCGCCGGCTGCGGCGACCTCGGCACCGAGGCCGCCCTCCGCTTCGCCGACCTCGGGTACCGCGTCGTCGGACTCCGTCGTCGCGCCGAGCTCCTGCCCGCACCGATCGAGGGCCGGAGCACCGACCTGCGCCAGGACGTGCCCGAGATCGACACCGGCACCGCGGTCGTCGTCGTCGCCCTGGCCGCGGGCAGCCGTGACCCGGACGAGTACCGCGCGACCTACGTCGACGGCCTCCGGAACGTGCTGGACGGCATCGACCGGTCGGGAGCGAGCCCGCGGATCGTCGTCGTGTCCTCGACCGCGGTCTACGCCGTGTCCGACGGCAGCGAGGTCACCGAGGAGACCGCGGCGACCGGCGGGACGCCCACGGCGGAGGTCCTCGTGGAGGCCGAAGCACTCCTCCGTGAGCGGGCTCCGGGTGCGGTGCTCCTCCGCCTCTCGGGCATCTACGGGCCCGGACGTGAGCGACTCATCGACCAGGTGCGCTCCGGCGCGGCCCGACTCGCGCCGCCCCCGGGAGCGTCTCCCCACACGAACCGGATCCACCGCGACGACGCCGCCGCCGCGATCGTGCATCTCGCCACACTGGACGATCCGGCACGCACCTACCTGGGCACCGACGACGAGCCGGTCCGGCTCGACGACGTGCTCCGGTTCCTCGCCGACGAACTGCAGGTGCCGGCCCCGGAGTCCGGCCCGGCGTCGGACCGGCAAGCGGGCGGTGACAAGCGGCTGTCGAACGCGCTCCTCCGGTCGACCGGTTTCACGTTTCGGTACCCGACGTACCGCGAGGGCTACCGCGCGGTCCTCGCAGGCGAGGGCACCCCTCACCTGTGA